Proteins encoded together in one Micromonospora kangleipakensis window:
- a CDS encoding 12-oxophytodienoate reductase produces the protein MTAILTSHPVVDLALAPLLEPVTFAGLPLASRFVMAPMTRFHSPGGVPAPEVAAYYRRRAEHGVGLLVTEGVWVGHPTAGHEDTVPRMTAGAAEASWRRVVDEVHAVGGRIAAQLWHLGSLREPVDGLAAWTPSGVREPGRPASRAMTVADIDELLESYAEAARVAARAGFDAVEIHAAHGYLLDEFLWPFTNRRTDAFGGSPARRAAFPAAVVRAVRAQFPADRPLIVRFSQFKERRFDARIAETPAELDAILTAFAEAGASALHASQRRFWQPAFPGSGLNLAGWAKRLTGLPTITVGSVGLTRDFLRPGGPESVSGLVQRVAAGEFDLVALGRILLGNPAWVTHAAAGRLDDIVDYRKSHEDTYH, from the coding sequence ATGACAGCAATCCTCACCTCTCACCCGGTCGTCGACCTGGCGCTGGCGCCGCTGCTGGAGCCGGTCACGTTCGCCGGTCTGCCGTTGGCCTCCCGGTTCGTCATGGCGCCGATGACTCGGTTCCACTCGCCGGGCGGGGTGCCGGCGCCCGAGGTGGCCGCGTACTACCGCCGCCGGGCCGAGCACGGTGTCGGGCTCCTCGTCACCGAGGGAGTCTGGGTCGGCCATCCCACCGCAGGCCACGAGGACACGGTGCCGCGGATGACCGCGGGTGCCGCCGAGGCAAGCTGGCGGCGTGTGGTCGACGAGGTGCACGCCGTGGGCGGTCGGATTGCCGCGCAGCTGTGGCACCTGGGCAGCCTGCGCGAGCCGGTTGACGGGCTGGCGGCGTGGACGCCGTCGGGGGTGCGTGAGCCGGGCCGCCCGGCAAGCCGCGCGATGACGGTCGCCGACATCGACGAGCTGCTGGAGTCGTACGCCGAGGCGGCCCGGGTGGCGGCCAGGGCCGGGTTCGACGCGGTCGAGATCCACGCCGCGCACGGCTACCTGCTGGACGAGTTCCTGTGGCCGTTCACCAACCGGCGCACCGACGCGTTCGGCGGCTCGCCGGCGCGGCGGGCGGCGTTCCCGGCCGCGGTCGTGCGCGCCGTCCGCGCGCAATTCCCTGCGGACCGGCCGCTGATCGTGCGGTTCTCGCAGTTCAAGGAGCGGCGGTTCGACGCCCGAATCGCGGAGACCCCCGCCGAGCTGGACGCGATCCTGACCGCGTTCGCCGAGGCCGGCGCGAGCGCGCTGCACGCGTCTCAGCGGCGATTCTGGCAGCCGGCGTTCCCCGGCTCCGGACTGAACCTCGCCGGCTGGGCTAAGCGGCTCACCGGCCTGCCAACGATCACGGTGGGCTCGGTCGGCCTGACCCGCGACTTCCTGCGGCCCGGTGGCCCCGAGTCGGTCTCCGGCCTGGTCCAGCGGGTGGCGGCCGGCGAGTTCGACCTCGTCGCGCTCGGCCGGATCCTGCTGGGCAACCCCGCCTGGGTCACCCACGCCGCCGCAGGACGGCTCGACGACATCGTCGACTACCGCAAGTCCCACGAGGACACGTATCATTGA
- a CDS encoding MerR family transcriptional regulator yields the protein MRIGELAARTGVSARSIRYYEEQGLLVSTRTASGQRIFSEAALERVRLIQRLFDAGLSSKRMYELLPCMTNPDIRTSWLTDRLREERDRMAADMAQLAHTVSALDRIVDDMTVDEPAGGPAARAAA from the coding sequence ATGCGGATCGGCGAGCTAGCGGCCCGGACCGGGGTGAGTGCCCGGTCGATCCGGTACTACGAAGAGCAAGGACTGCTCGTGTCGACGCGTACGGCGAGCGGCCAGCGGATCTTCTCGGAGGCGGCGCTCGAGCGGGTCCGGCTGATTCAGCGGCTGTTCGACGCGGGCCTGAGCAGCAAGCGCATGTATGAGCTGCTGCCCTGCATGACGAATCCGGACATCCGCACGTCGTGGTTGACCGACCGGCTCCGCGAGGAGCGCGACCGCATGGCCGCGGACATGGCCCAGCTCGCCCATACGGTCTCGGCGCTGGACCGCATCGTCGACGACATGACGGTCGACGAGCCGGCCGGCGGACCTGCGGCACGCGCCGCGGCCTGA
- a CDS encoding FUSC family protein yields MLSWLRGVLRETVPRKGRDVYERLRTYLIVAVQAGLAAELSWFITRDVLDNAQPSFAPAVAVGAIAGAIGNRIRRTLDIIGGVIVGAVVAHLITRAIGVGPVQTGVVVAVAISMAVLFRYPSGAGFRSTAATA; encoded by the coding sequence GTGCTCAGCTGGCTTCGGGGTGTGCTGCGCGAGACCGTGCCGCGAAAAGGCCGAGATGTGTACGAGCGGCTCCGCACGTACCTCATCGTCGCGGTGCAGGCGGGGCTGGCGGCCGAACTGTCCTGGTTCATCACGCGCGACGTGCTGGACAATGCACAGCCCTCGTTCGCGCCCGCCGTCGCGGTCGGCGCGATCGCGGGAGCCATCGGTAATCGGATCAGGCGAACGCTGGACATCATTGGCGGCGTGATCGTCGGGGCGGTGGTCGCGCACTTGATCACACGGGCCATCGGGGTAGGGCCGGTACAAACCGGCGTGGTCGTGGCAGTGGCCATCTCGATGGCCGTCCTGTTTCGGTATCCGTCCGGCGCGGGCTTCCGTTCGACGGCGGCGACGGCATAG
- a CDS encoding GNAT family N-acetyltransferase has protein sequence MTGHDVRLEQEHDHAAVREVHARAFGHPDRVPGLVDDLRTARAPLPPLSLVATVDDSEGDRVVGHVMLSGCRLDAPERLVAVYALSPLGVLPEFQRSGIGTALIGHALSAADAQGIPLVFLEGASGYYGARGFDDAERLGFRPPTLRYPPGAYQVARLSAYEDWMHGTLVYSDVFWAHDCVGLRGERLRALQRAGGR, from the coding sequence GTGACGGGACATGACGTGCGACTGGAGCAGGAACACGATCACGCGGCGGTGCGGGAAGTTCACGCCCGCGCGTTCGGCCATCCAGACCGGGTGCCGGGCCTGGTTGACGACCTGCGGACCGCCCGAGCGCCGTTGCCACCACTGTCACTGGTGGCCACCGTCGACGACTCGGAAGGCGATCGGGTCGTCGGGCACGTGATGCTCAGCGGTTGCCGGTTGGACGCGCCGGAGCGGTTGGTGGCCGTGTACGCACTGTCGCCGCTGGGCGTCCTGCCGGAGTTCCAGCGATCCGGGATCGGCACCGCGTTGATCGGCCACGCATTGTCCGCCGCCGACGCCCAGGGCATACCGCTGGTGTTCTTGGAGGGCGCGTCCGGCTACTACGGTGCGCGTGGCTTCGACGACGCCGAGCGGCTGGGCTTCCGGCCGCCGACGCTGCGGTACCCGCCGGGCGCGTACCAGGTCGCCCGGCTGTCGGCGTACGAGGACTGGATGCACGGCACCCTTGTCTACTCCGACGTCTTCTGGGCCCACGACTGCGTCGGCCTGCGCGGCGAACGGCTGCGCGCGCTCCAACGAGCCGGAGGCCGATGA
- a CDS encoding YcxB family protein, translating to MHIRFDVPADPAYPGRVAAALSSVRLRKYGYIGAVLAAVGAIGFAVSRGFAWGDQISPLCMAMVVGGLLSMLYSPWVRLRARRRSSRYAVEGAYDITDDNIMMRSGSESGGIAWDGVAQVRHTPEFWIVYVGRMPATVIPRRLMSAEDAETLRAYMAKRGLLQRR from the coding sequence GTGCACATCCGTTTTGACGTCCCAGCCGATCCCGCCTACCCGGGCCGCGTGGCCGCTGCGCTCAGCAGTGTTCGGCTGCGCAAGTACGGTTATATCGGCGCAGTACTGGCGGCGGTCGGGGCGATCGGTTTCGCCGTCTCGCGGGGGTTCGCGTGGGGCGACCAGATCTCGCCGCTGTGCATGGCGATGGTCGTGGGTGGCCTGCTGTCGATGCTGTACTCGCCGTGGGTGCGGTTGCGCGCCCGGCGCCGCTCCAGTCGCTACGCTGTCGAGGGCGCCTACGACATCACCGACGACAACATCATGATGCGCAGCGGCTCGGAGTCCGGCGGCATCGCCTGGGACGGGGTCGCCCAGGTAAGGCACACCCCTGAGTTCTGGATCGTGTACGTCGGCCGGATGCCGGCGACCGTGATCCCACGCCGCTTGATGTCCGCCGAGGACGCCGAGACGTTGCGAGCCTATATGGCCAAACGTGGGCTGCTCCAGCGTCGGTGA
- a CDS encoding nitroreductase/quinone reductase family protein: protein MRTAGWLDRRSGGKIGGKMFGAPLLLLATTGRKSGRSWTVPGRSYIMRWPRLPS from the coding sequence CTGCGCACGGCCGGGTGGCTGGACCGGCGCAGCGGAGGGAAGATCGGCGGCAAGATGTTCGGCGCACCGTTGCTGTTGCTGGCCACGACCGGGCGGAAGTCGGGGCGGTCGTGGACGGTACCCGGCAGGTCGTACATCATGCGATGGCCTAGGCTGCCCAGTTGA
- a CDS encoding DUF2785 domain-containing protein, protein MIDWDHVCDTDFALPATADLDELVADLAKSLRDPDPEVRDGSPYVVLRTWIARDVIDRVRRRWLGDQMAARFADQQIEARTFAPLVLDMIVSKGDFEPAWQEAFRRWYLAETDLRGYDDKLAWLHAVAHGADLLAAFGRHPRVDPTAMLELAAARLLTRTEYLYAEQEDDRLARAIALTLTRAELTSDQAVRWLGPIHEDFVSPRRGQTPVYRSNTMRTLRMLYILADLGARTGRDSAPIPLPHAAAVKDRLVPILAEVFQHS, encoded by the coding sequence TTGATCGACTGGGACCACGTATGCGATACGGACTTCGCTTTGCCGGCGACGGCTGACCTCGATGAGCTCGTCGCTGATCTAGCCAAATCTCTGCGTGACCCTGACCCGGAGGTACGCGACGGTTCACCGTACGTGGTGCTGCGTACCTGGATCGCCCGTGATGTCATCGATCGTGTGCGGCGCCGGTGGCTGGGTGACCAGATGGCAGCCCGGTTCGCTGACCAGCAGATCGAGGCGCGTACCTTCGCCCCGCTGGTTCTGGACATGATCGTCAGCAAGGGTGACTTCGAGCCGGCGTGGCAGGAGGCGTTCCGCCGCTGGTACCTGGCCGAGACCGACTTGCGCGGGTATGACGACAAGCTGGCCTGGTTGCACGCGGTGGCTCACGGCGCCGACCTGCTGGCCGCGTTCGGCCGGCATCCGCGTGTCGACCCGACCGCCATGTTGGAGCTGGCCGCGGCGCGGCTACTGACACGCACCGAGTACCTGTATGCCGAGCAGGAGGACGACCGGCTCGCGCGGGCGATCGCGCTTACCCTGACCCGCGCCGAGCTCACCAGTGACCAGGCCGTCCGGTGGCTGGGCCCGATCCACGAGGACTTCGTTTCACCTCGTCGCGGGCAGACCCCGGTGTACCGGTCCAACACGATGCGCACTCTGCGGATGCTGTACATCCTGGCCGACCTGGGCGCGCGCACCGGCCGCGACAGCGCACCTATCCCGTTGCCGCACGCCGCCGCAGTGAAGGACCGCCTGGTGCCAATCCTTGCCGAGGTCTTCCAGCACTCCTGA
- a CDS encoding DinB family protein: MADLGDAKAALHHYLQATREDLIWKLDGLSEREARLPRTATGNNLLGVIKHCLNVEAGYFGPTFGREFPTPEELVPMQAFEEDPQADWYAREDETKDGLIDLYRRVGVFADQTIEQLPLDAPGQVSWWRPGGQAVTLQRIIVHVTCDLARHAGHADLMREQHDGSIGWQRENTNIPHDYDWPAYVTKLTKLADRFG, translated from the coding sequence ATGGCTGATCTGGGCGATGCGAAGGCTGCGCTGCACCACTACCTCCAGGCGACTCGCGAAGACCTGATCTGGAAGCTCGACGGGCTGAGCGAACGCGAAGCCAGACTGCCCCGCACCGCGACCGGCAACAACCTGCTGGGCGTCATCAAGCATTGCCTCAATGTCGAAGCCGGCTACTTCGGGCCCACATTCGGGCGCGAATTCCCGACGCCTGAGGAACTGGTCCCCATGCAGGCGTTCGAGGAGGACCCGCAGGCAGACTGGTACGCGCGCGAGGACGAGACGAAGGATGGGTTGATCGACCTGTATCGCCGTGTCGGGGTGTTCGCGGATCAGACGATCGAACAGTTACCGCTCGACGCGCCGGGGCAGGTGTCGTGGTGGCGGCCAGGTGGACAGGCCGTGACGCTGCAAAGGATCATCGTCCACGTGACCTGCGACCTCGCCCGTCACGCCGGGCACGCCGACCTGATGCGCGAGCAGCACGACGGATCGATCGGCTGGCAGCGGGAGAACACCAACATCCCCCACGACTATGACTGGCCGGCGTACGTCACGAAGCTGACGAAGCTCGCTGACCGATTCGGATAG